The Chelonia mydas isolate rCheMyd1 chromosome 1, rCheMyd1.pri.v2, whole genome shotgun sequence nucleotide sequence TTTCCTTTGCAAAAGCTTTGTtgcctcttccccaacaaattatgttcatgtatgtgtctgataattctgttctttactataatttcaacaaATTTGACTGATACAGAAGTTAGggttactggcctgtaattgccaggatcacctctggagagATTTATAAAaatcagcatcacattagctatctatgagtcatctggtacagaggctgatttaagtgacatATTACATACcgtggttaaaagaaaaggagtatttgtggcaccttagagactaacacatttatttgagcataagcttttgtgagcttcagctcacttcatcggatgcatccaatgaagtgagctgtagctcactaaaacttatgctcaaataaatttgtttgtctctaaggtgccacaaatactccttttctttttgcgaatacagactgacaaggctgctactctgaaacatgtggtagtaattctgcaatttgtTGTTtgtgttccttcagaactcttgagtgaatatcatctggtcctggagacCTATTGtcatttaatttatcagtttgttctaaaacctctgtAACAGTTTGTCCCCCCTGGCGTGCAGTCTGAGAGCCGATGGAACGTCGGAGTCCCTTATCCATTCAAGTGGGCTGGACTCTCTCACGTTGCTCTGCTGGAGACACAGCCAGCCTCCCCAGGCAATGTTGTCACCCATCATGAGAGCAGGTTGTGACACACCCTGAAGTGAGCTACCTGGTTGCTTTAATTAAGCCACTCAAGGACAAATAGGAGACCAGAGCTAATTTCACAGTTCTGCAAAGttgctggagtataaacccagaattatacagACTTGGACTGCACAGAGGTCTGTACAGTGAAAATTTCTTACTATAGGTCTCTTTCTCCTTGATGTGGGACAGATTGGCCTTTGTTTGCAGAGCTGAGATTTTAacagacacttcactcaaaatACACTGGTtatgataaaatataaaacaagttcattgactacagaaagatagatgttATGTGATTATAAGTTACCTAAGGCTACCATACTAGATAGGATATGGAATGgcagtttctcaccctgactgatgatacaagcagtccaccaagttttTATacgcaggctagaaatccctttggCCTGGGACCACTGCTTCCctaattcagtctttgttctGTCAGGGTTTGCAAGAAGTCTCTTGCCTGTGGAGTGAGGCCAAGAGATGATATCATCCTCCACTTCATAAAGTCTTTCCTTacggtgggaaccctttgtttcaagccAAGTTCCAtgtcagtttgtggaaaaatacaggtaccaaaatgaaGTCCAGTGTCATGTGCTCTGGTGCCCTGCCCTTGCATGccctgctgagtcatagcagccattactgaTAGACTGGCTGAAATGTTCACAGGGTGGCTAAGCTCTTCCCTCGttcattgtctttgttgatgagcCAACAGCCCTGTCTAGCTTCTTCATGGCTGTTccagaaaggctagttgtgggtgttacGAAGAGGTAGCACATCTGAAGTACAAATACATAGTCATTATGCATAacttcaggtacaaaaatgatacatggatgccaataggataatcatattcagtaaatcataacttttccaaagaCACTTCACAAGACATATCTTGTACTtgatgcatcataattatgttaTAATCATCTCATAATCATACCACTATGATGAGTATTGGGTGCTGCATCACAACCTCCTCCATTTACACATCAGTGTGGGACAGTTCTTCatatttatcacctaaaaagaatggctcaggtgtgggaatctccctcacatcctctgcagtgaagacaaatgcaaagaattcatttatccTCTCTGCAACAGCCTCATCTTCCTTgactgctcctttagcacctcaatcgtccagtggccccactaatTGCTtggcagtcttcctgcttctgatgtactttttaaaaaaaaaattgctggttttTGTATTtcttgctagttgctcttcagatctTTTAAACTAGGTATGCAGTATTGTCATACCCCATTCAAAACGTATGAGTCACactccaaaaaatcatgagattggattAAAAGGATGAGATATAAAAATATTCTAATGTGcactttgttttcatttgcttttgcTTTCTGGGCCTCGGGGGTGCACCTACTACAGTTTTTCAACTTTTCTGCAACTCACTTTTTGAAATAAAGTTTTTTAAGaaaactgaaagctgagattcccatgCAGTGTCTTGATCCCAGAAAATGGAGCTTTAAGACAGTCAGGAAATAGTGTGAACAGGGCCACTGACTAggcaggggagggcaaaggggACAGCTGCCCAGTGCCTGATTATTTAAAAGGGCCAGGGATTCCCAGCCGCTACCGCCGCTACTGGAGTAGTAGCAATGGCCGAAGCCAGAGGCCCTTTAAATTGTTGCCAGAACCCTGGTCTGTGCTTAAGGGCtggctggaggaggctagccggcagccccaccccttctgcccaaggtcccgccccttccaggggcctggAGCCATACCTCCCACACCTTGACCAGGGCCTGGGTAAGTCTGTCAGTCACCTTGAGTGTGAGACTCTCAATAAAATCCCAAGAGGAGGCACTTCTGGCCATATCTGAAGTGAAGCACCCACAAACAAAGACTATTGGACTATTCTGGTCACAAAGTCCATCACTGGCAGAGATGCTATTTCCCTCTGCACTGGTCTACAGAGCGTCCTGCTGTAACGAACAGGGCTATGGCACAGACAGCCAGATATGTTGGTGACTGGCTCGCAGAGTCACTGGTTCTTGAGGCATAGCTCAGAGGATCATGCACATTCTTAATAGAAATGAGTGTGACCCAAGACCAGCTCCAAGTGCCTACAGCTAGCTCTCTGTAGGACCCCAAAAAATTCCTTCCCCCATAAACTTGGTGATGATGGTAATTGGGATGCAGGATGTGAGGTCTATTTCCATTGCTAGATCAGCTCTCACTGCTCATGGAACAGGATGGGGTCAGGATCAGAGCGAGGGGTAGCCAAGCAGGGCTCTGTTTGGCCAGGCAATGCTCTTCAGATCCTTCAGCCTCTGAAAGCATGTCCTGATTCCCCCTCTTTCTGCCAAGCTGCAGGAGGGGCCCAGAACTCCCTTGTCAAAGGTGCTGTGCTAATGATAGGCCTCATCACCAAGGGGTTTTGGGAAGAGTTCAGGTTCTCCACCCAGTGCCCCAAACTCTCCTTATGAAGCAAACAAAGCTGAAATTTCCTTAAGGCACTTAGCTCTGGTCCCAATTATTGGAGCATCAGAGGGTTTCACAATCTGTAACATATTTGCCAGTACAACACTCTGTgcggcagggcagtgctattaaaACCACTGggtagatcccaaggccagaaggcaccattgtgaccacttaGCCTGTCCCCcggtatagcacaggccagagacctgatCCACAATAACAGAGCAGAACTGTTAGCATAACATCCTTCcttgatttaacaattgtcaGTGCTGGAGAATGTACTACATCATTTtctaaattgttcccatggtgttacaaatataaagggaagggtaaccacctttctgcatacagtactataaaatccctcctggccaaagacaaaacactttcacctgtaaagggataAGAAGcgaaggtaacctcgctggcacctgacccaaaatgaccaaggaggggacaagatactttcaaatctggaggggggtgggacaaaggatctgtctgtgtgatgcttttgccaggaacagatcaggaatgcagccttccaactcctgttaaattagtaaataatcgagctagaaatgcattagatttccttttgtttaatggctggtaaaataagctgtgctggatgaaaTGTATAgtcctgtctttttgtaacttaaggttttgccttgagggattctctatattttgaatctgataaccctgtaagatatttaccatcctgattttacagaggtgattcttttactttttctttaattaaaattctttttttaagaacctgattgctttttcattgttcttaagatccaaggatttgggtctgtgttcacctgtacaaattggtgaggattattatcaagcctccccaggaaagggggtgtaggtcttggggggatattttgggggaagacgtctccaagtgggctctttctctgttctttgtttaaactgCTTGGTGTTGGCAGCATATGGTTGAAGGACAAGGCAAAGGTTgtatttggggaagtttttaacctaaactgataagaataagcttagggggtctttcatgcaggtccccacatctctaccctgGAGTTCAAagtgcggaaggaaccttgacacatggtaAATATCCTCATTGCGAAAAGAATTATACATTAGTTCCAGTCttaatgtgtctagcttcagctttcagacattggatcctgttataacattctctgatagattgaagagaCAATTGTtagatatttgttccccaggcagGTACTTACAGGCTGTGATCAACTcactttaaccttctcttcattaAGCTAAATATATTGCGCTCAttgagtttatcactataaggcaagttttctaatactttaataattcttgtgtctcttctctgacccctttcCAAAGAATCAACTTCCTTCCTGaactgtagacaccagaactggaaacaatattCCAGCTGGAAAAAGGCTattgtagtgcccatctttaaaaaagggaagaaggaggatcctgggaactacaggccagtcagcctcacctcagtccctggaaaaatcatggcgcacatcctcaagaaatcaattctgaagcacttagaggagaggaaagtgatcaggaacagtcagcatagattcaccaagggcaagtcatgcctgactaatctaattgtcttctataatgagataactggctctgtggatgaggggaaagcagtggacatgttgttccttgacgttagcaaagcttttgacacggtctcccacagtattcttgccagcaagttaaagaagtatgagttgaatgaatggactataaggtggatagaaagctggctagattgtcaggctcaatgggttgtgatcaatggctccatattttgttggcagctggtatcacgcggagtgccctaagggttgtcctgggtccggttttgttcaatatcttcattaatgatctggaagatggcatggattgcaccctcgcaagtttgcagatgacactaagctgggaggagtggcagatacgcttgagggtagggataggatacagagggccctagacaaattagaggcttgggccaaaagaaatctgatgaggttcaacaagaacaagtgcagagtcctgcacttaggacggaagaatcccatgcaccactacagactagggactgactggctcggcagcagttctgcagaaacggatctaggggttacagtggatgagaagctggatctgagtcaactgtgtgcccttgttgccaagaaggccaatggcattttgggatgtataagtaggggcattgccagcagatcaagggacctgatcattcccctctattcggcattggtgaggcttcatctggagtactgtgtccagttttgggtcccacactacaagaaggatatgaaaaaattggaaagtgtccagtggagggcaacaaaaatgattaggggactggaacacatgacttatgaggagaggatgggggaactgggattgtttaatctgtggaagagaagaatgaggggggatttgatagctgctttcaactaccttaaagggggttccaaagaggatggatctagactgttctcagtggtagcagatgacagaacaaggagtaatggtctcaagttgcagtgggggaggtttaggttggatattaggaaaaactttttcactaggagggtggtgaagcactggaatgcgttacctaaggaggtggtggaatctctttcctttgaggtttttaagatcagacttgacaaagccctggctgggatgatttagttggggattggtcctgttttgagcagggggtcggactagatgacctcctgagatcccttccaaccctgatattctatgattctatgaacaggggtggcaccagtgccaaatacagaggttaaATAACCTCTTTACTTCTACTTGACAGTCCCCTGGTTGTACATCCCAGATTGCACGAGCTGTTTCAGCCATCGTGTTGCACTCGGAGGTCATGTTCCGCTcattatccactatgaccctcaagtctttttcagtgtcactgttTCCCAGCATTGGGTCCTTCATCAGGTAAGGATGGCCAGCATCCCTTCTTCCAAGATGTATACCTTTACACAGAGCtctattaaaacacacattgctAAGGCATAGAGGGACTAATTGTATTGCCCAAGGTCATAGAAGGAATCTGTGGAAGAGCCTGGAACTGAAGCCAGTTCTTCTGAGATCCAGGATAACACTTTAACCCCTGATCCATCCTTTCTCTCTGGGATTAATGGCTGAGCAGGGCGAAGCTGCCTGTTAAGCATACTGAGATGACCAGAAACTCAGAGAATTAACCTCCGATGACATCATTAAACAGGAACCCAAGATCATTTCCTTTTCCAGATGATTATACTGAGTTATGCTTTCTCCTGAATCTACTGAGGAAAAATCCATTGGCCAGGGCCCAAAAGAGGGTCATAGCAGACAAACAATTCCACATGAGCTCCCAGGATGTCTttctcctctgtcatttccaatTTACCTTTGGCTGTATAAACAGGGGCATAGAGAGTAGAAGTAGGGAAGACTGGGACCTGACTTGAAGACAGTATACAAGAACTTTCACAGGGATAAAATATCAGCCAcaaatgggctctttaatctagcagagaaaggtataacaagaatcaatgggtgaaaactgaagccagacaaattaaatttggaaatgaggaaaacatttttaacagcgagggtaCTTAACCAGTGTAAAAAAGAGCcaagggcagtggtggattctcctgaTACCTCCAGaccaagactggatgccttcctggaAGATACACTTTAGATGAGCACAAGTTATGTGATAGTCAAGCACAAGTCACTGAGCTCAATACGGGGGCAACTGGGTTAAATTCTGCAGCTTGtgctatacaggatgtcagattGGATCAGTTGTTAtctaatttatttgaacataccCCCTTCTTTGCGTCTGTCAAAGTTCATGCTCCCCCCACCACATAAATATATATACTGATATATGCAGGGGCGAGGCTTCAATTGAATCAGTTTCAGcttcattgtttttcatttgagggtttttttggttcatGAATGAGCCTATAATCCATTGGAATaatagcaaaagcaaaactgtgacTGTGGTAGCTGCTTACAATGAAATGTGCACAACATGCCAGAGACAATGGATCCATgagaaaatggttttaaaataaaaggcagaTGTCAAACGTCTACACTCATCTATCTCACATTTCACAACAAGCTAAATTAGACATGCTTTGGTCttgatatatatagagagaactgCCCCAACTTACATTCTTTTGGGAAGCCCCCCTTGACCCATCATTTCCCACTAAGCCCTACTCCGTGCTCCTCCACTTCCCCAAACTCTGtccccaggccaggccagagctgggctgtggtaagagctACCCAGGGAACCCAGGCCTCTGTGGCGAGCCCCAGACTCTCCACCTTACCTGGATTATATATCCTGGGGGCAGGAACACAGGCTGGTAGTTTCTCTCGGGCCTTCAAGTTACCTgtccagggcagatggagggtctgggACTCCTCACAGTGGCACTGGTTGCTTGGAAAGCTCTTACCaaggcctggctctggcttccagcctggagTGGGGACAGAGGCTCAGATAAAAAGCAGAAGCAGGGGGTGGGAACTTGAGGGAAGAGATAGGACAGAGGGAGGGGTCTCGGGGGAAGAGAATTCAGGATGGAATAGGTGGCTGTGGCCCATGTTTTTCATCTCCCGTGTCACCAGTGAGGGAGCCAGGTGATTAACTGACCTTTCACTTGATGAACACTCTGATTATTCTTGCACGAAGATGTTTACTTTTCACACTGTACACGATTGGATGAATCAGGGGAGGAACCAGCCGGTAGACATAGCCCAGGAGAATCTGAAGCAAGTGAGAAGAGCTATTCCCGAATCTGTGTATCAGAGCCAGACCGATCTCTGGTATATAGAAGAGCAGGacggcacagaggtgggagacacAGGTGTTCAGGGCCGTAAGGCACTCCATGGGGGATGCGACGCTCAGCACAGTTTTGATgatcatcacataagagaggaagatgagcagTGAGTCCAAACCCATCGTTGAGATTGCAACAGACAAGCCATAGATGTTGTTCACTGTGATATCCGAACAAGCCATTTTCATGACGTCCTGGTGCAGACAAtaggaatgggagaggacattGGCTCCACAGTATTGGTACCGTTTAAGGAGAAAGGGGAGTGGGAATATTACGGCCACTGATCTTAGCACAAACACCAGTCCCATCTTTGCTACTCTCTGCAGAGTTAAGATGGAAGTATAtctcagtgggttacagattgcaaTGAAGCGGTCAAATGACATCAACAAAAGCACAGAGGATTCCATGCACTGAAGGGTGTGGATGAAGAAGAGCTGGGCAAAACACGCATTAAGGCTGATGTCCCTAGAGTTAAATAAGAATATGCCCAGTATCGTTGGTATGGTGGCTATCAATAAGCCAAGGTCTGTGATtgccaacatggaaaggaaaatgtacatgggtTCATGGAGGtttggatctgtttttataatgaacagaatgactgaatttcctactATCGAAATGGCATACATTAAGCAAAAGGGGATAGAGATCCAGGGATGGACGTCTTCCTGCCGAGGT carries:
- the LOC102934368 gene encoding olfactory receptor 51G2 codes for the protein MSAVNDTKSNSAVFFLTGIPRQEDVHPWISIPFCLMYAISIVGNSVILFIIKTDPNLHEPMYIFLSMLAITDLGLLIATIPTILGIFLFNSRDISLNACFAQLFFIHTLQCMESSVLLLMSFDRFIAICNPLRYTSILTLQRVAKMGLVFVLRSVAVIFPLPFLLKRYQYCGANVLSHSYCLHQDVMKMACSDITVNNIYGLSVAISTMGLDSLLIFLSYVMIIKTVLSVASPMECLTALNTCVSHLCAVLLFYIPEIGLALIHRFGNSSSHLLQILLGYVYRLVPPLIHPIVYSVKSKHLRARIIRVFIK